tatatatatatatatatatatatatatatatatatatatatatatatatatatatatatatatatatatatatatatatatatatatatatatatatatatatatatatatatatatatatatatatatactgtataaaacttttGTTCGACCCTGTATTGATTTTGGATCAGACGTAATGTTAAAATAAGGCTGCGTAACTAATAACGATATATAATGCCATTTCAGTTCACAGTGTCCTGTCTAGCGTAAAATTgaattccatttatttcaaatatgTCACTGATAAACTGAAAAGAGTTATCTAGCTCCGATGAAATATTATGAATAGATTACAGCCTATGCTCTAACTCATCACTAAGGTAAATGAATCATGTTTTTTTTCAGCCTTTGTGTTTAATGTGAAAGGTATTATCTAGATATAGTTAATTATATgtcctttttctaaaatatatttgtcaGATAATGTTCTAAAGCTTTGATTTGCATCATTTCATCATACTTGCccgcaatatttttatttcttaagcttTACGTCATTAAAATGATAGACATTTTTTTGTCGAGTCAAATAATCaaagtaaatgtaatattttaaattgaaatcTGTTGTTAACCGGGAATCAACGTTTTCATACAAATTGTTTTATTCAGGAATTAATTACTATTTCATTATCTAATCAAAAAATCAAACTCATTTAATTCTTAATGCAAttgagtcatttatatatatatatatatatatatatatatatatatatatatatatatatatatatatatatatatatatatatatatatatatatatgtgtgtgtgtgtgtgtgtgtgtgtgtgtgtgtgtgtgtgtgtgtgtgtgtgagtgtgtgtgtctgtgtgtgtgtgtgttaaaaaaattatttttttttatattttcttagggTTAAATGCGAGGAAACCGAGGTTCGTTTATTCTTAAGTTTATTATCGGTATTTGACCACCTTGTTTTATCTGAATTGGTTACCGCCCATTCCATATGAATTAAGAAGGCAATAGATACTGTTTGCTTGTTTTGCTATTCACAGGACAACAGCCAAATTACAGTTGTTTGGGTGTGGCTGATGTTTATAAGGAGTTGCTACATAAAACAGgcggaaggagaggagagagagagagagagagagagagagagagagagagagagagagaaagggggaggctACCTGGGGAGGCTACCTTGGGGGGGCGTGAGTGAGCCACGTAAGAAGGTAAATGTGAAGATAGCTGCGCTTTCATGCTGTGTAACACTTTACGACTTTACGCCGTTTTTATAAAGTGGATATCGTGTTCCCCTTGTTGGCTATGAAGAAGCTGCTGTTCAACATGGAGGAGTATAAACCACCGTCGCCACCCTGGACGGAAACTACAATTGCCGACTATCTGCATTCACCAATTAATCATCGATATCAGCCAAGTAGCACCAAGCATGATGATGAGGTTGGTCATTATTGATACAGATCATCTCattgtaaataatgttttttttgtataattttactttgttgaCTTAGCAGTTACTCTTAAGAAATTCCTGAGTTTTTTTCATCTTGGTTACTTCAACTGGGTGGAATACAATTATCAGCTTTTGAGTTCAactatgttttattatttttttttttcgcctgcTGAGACAGCTCCCTGTTACTGCACACATTGTTGCTTAGTTGTTCTTCATTTTTCGGGCTTAATTTGTGTCTTTTTATTcccacgtattttttttttcatgtctgatAAAGGTAACCTTTTGTACTCTCAGGAAATCATGGTAAATAGTGGGTTGGAAACATCAGACCAAAAATCTAGGAAGAACACACCACATTAGTTCTTCTAGgaaggaggaaataaaatttatgtcTTAGTATAGTGAATTTTTCGCATCCTAACCAAATTAGCTGTTTACCTGTTGgaacagaatattaaatttacatatggattttttgtttgagattttttctaagaacatatatatatatatatatatatatatatatatatatatatatatatatatatatatatatatatatgtgtgtgtgtgtgtgtgtgtgtgtatatatacatatatatatatatatatatatatatatatatatatatatatatatatatatatatatatatatatatcacactattcagaagatgagtccTTTTCGTAGGGAACAAACCCACAGAGGACATTGACttgttcaagcttccaaagaatatggtgttcatttgaaagaagtaacagaaggtaataggaaagaCAGAAAGTGGTGATCAACtattaaaacaaaacagataattaaagaaattaataaatgaataaatgaaaatgtaagtaaattactataataaaaggagaattgtatttgagtagtaatgctttgcattttcacttgaacttttaaagttccaattgcacgacagcctcagggaaactgtttccccagtccaatggtgtgaagaataaagaacctctgggactgagaagttcgacaacgaggcacatttactacaaaTTGGtattgctgttcagcgaatctggttgctctcggcaggaaatggGGATTAAGTATTGATTatgaatgtggaagatctctgttaaaatacagtttatgaaaagttgaaaaacaagagaccatccgtcgatggtccaagtcataactgctaataataggaaacagaaacctaccaccgcgaacaactctatctaaattattattattattattattattattattattattattattattattattattattattattattattattattattattcaagcttccaaagaataatggtTTCAACCTcacactgcagaccccacactgcagcaataactgatcatggtacagagccagtaATTTTTCTTCTCCTGGGGGAGACTCAAACCTGGGACATCTgggtggcatgccacgacactaaccactataccagcagactagctaaagagataaatctctggcagaggcagacatacACACCTGAGAACAGTAGACTGCTACATGAGTTAGAGctgaagagactctttagcctcgGCAGGtaactcttttaggagaaggacactccaaaatcaaactagtgggtagaagggactctttagccttggtaggtaacccttctaagagaaggttactctgaattaCACCTTATTCTCCAACCTTgaactgtgccatagccattgtaccgtggccttccatggtcttgggttttagttcccttgcctgagggtacaatcaggcattcctcctctttttcatttactttcctgcgtgtaggacaggctgatgagaaagcaaaagatgaTTGGCGGACTATCAGGAAAGAGCCTTTGTCTTTACCTAATATTTTCCTACTGCGCATTTTATCTCTAAATCCATCCTAACTGTCCTCCCCAAGTTGTTTTGGCAAACCGGGCAGAtttcatttgccttacaaggtgtgccggccCCACCTTGTTGACCAATTGCTTCTGCAGCCTTTTTAATGACATatggacatgtttatttatactttcaacagaatttttgtaaataatgtaaatgttgtttttgatggttttgttgtttattgttctgttgattttttaaaaagttactgttgttatgaTTCTGttaattagttttgatactgattttatgttgttaatttcaaTTCTTTTGGGATACTATGAaatgaaccctgggcctgttactcattacagtaagagaaattgcaatgtacttcacttaattttttttgatctccagagttgtgctcATAACTAAGATTTGATGTTTTTCTCTGAGAtgcttgtaagtagtaacaagtcaaaggttgattttttaaaCCGTGGGGTGTGATTGCTCTGtctttatttatcgtcgtaacagCCCACATGCATGAGGTATGGATGTATATACTAAGTCCGGAAAACCTATTTATTGTcaaaaaaatttggagtgtagttgccatgaagttgtttgtttgaaatttttcaCAAAGTTCTAcagcagtgattctcaacctggggggcgcgccccctagGGGGgcctcagcaatttccaggggaggcgcaaGGCCTACGGAAAATTTacaaattctagaattatattcgttattctcttaacaagagtgaggaactaatattcagaagtttataaaaagaatgaaaaagtatcgccttCTAACGTTAGTTTCCTGTAGTCTATcattctagttagactcgctaggcttactattattttataattatttacatccCTCCCTGACCCccgaaactccttctctttctcttttttttattttcctcctaatctgggagggaattttactcatagatgcaaggggggcgtggagggaaagaccagctcttagagggggcgtggtaataaaaaggttgagaaccactgttctacagtgtttacgtatttgctgtttaccacaatTCAAATATCGACAATTCTGTTTATGACTGtattttggaaaggattagtatggctcagtcacaggattcaaaagcttcatatgttatttgtggagactgtaatgcaaagcacggagtggctaaattcaaattccacagatcaacatggctggcCTGCTCTCAAGTTTTGTGTATCCTCTGATCTTGTCCAGCTAATTCAGGAACACACATTTCTGGTAGTTGATTAGGCCTTATATTCACATTTGTTTCAGCTATTGTTAAGTACAAGGTCTGTGTATAGGAACTTCTGATCATTGTGTCATTGAGATGGACATTTCtctcaatcagtatattcctaatgccaccgtTAGAAAAACGGTCTGGCCAAAATACAGAGCCagttgggattgcattattgaagcttgtcaggtacttaatatttcagatgctatattagatcctgattccaagaagaagttaaaagaaatgctgatggttattttaataagatatgtccctagaaaggtcatcaaatttagacaaaggaccagccatggtttgatgatacatgtagatgagcttaccCTGACAAAGAGATCAAATTCAATGCATAGAGGtgaaattgttcaaatgaaaatgacactatttttgttgagtctcaccatGCTGCAAATAGCACTTACCATACAAccgagaaaaattacaataattccttgaagaggaaacttggagGAATTACTCATTCTCATCTTTGAAAGACCAGATTTTGTGTCAGGCTAgttttccattccaccactactaacataTGATGGTAGATTAGTTACTccccctaaggaaaaggctgaattgcttcatcaagcttttgaagctaaacaTTAAGCAGAGGAtttccctctccctgatacttgtcatcctgaacctaatcttgcaaaatttgcattttactcTATAGATGTTAAgtaaattctggataatcttgatagctaggGCAGAGGAGATCctaatggtttcttccctttgtttgctttaaaaagtttctagtttgttgtctcccaagattagcagATTCTCTAGATTTTCATGTTGACATAGTATCTTTGctgatgagcgcaagcttagtaatacagtgcctgttccaaagagtggcatagcTGCAGACTGCAgaaactacaggccaatctctaatctccctgtgctctccaaagttgctgaaaaacttatttttaagccactatataagtatgtggaatctaaaagattgttagctgatagtcaacaTGCATATAGTAAAtggttaggtacctgcgatgctcttttagacttgacataccatttgcaagggaaccttgataagggttttgagtgcagagtaattcaagtagattttaatgctgctttgtatttagtaaatcacaaggcacttatttataaacttcagaatctcagagtgggtggatatgttttaggattgcttcaagatttccttacaagtaggCAGCAATGAGTtactgtggatgggatctttggtgaaccaagacctattttgtctgcagtccacaggatagtgttcttggtccactgttatttttagtgcacacaagtgatatggttgttggcctggaaaacaagtttGTTCAGTATGCGATGATGCGACAATTATGGGTGCAGTTGTGATAGTGAGGTGTAAGCAAAAGCATAGGTCAGGTCACAACTGActtattcatctaaaattcacacaagtcAAACACCTTTGCGGGCCGTAACATAGTCCCAAACTTTGACACGTAAGGAAAAAGGGATTAGGCTTAGGCATCTGTGTTTCTCCACAGAGGCAAACAGCATTATATTAGCATAAAACATAAGGCTGTGAAATTTATGTGCATAGCTAAATGAATGGTGTTTTGGTGTAAAAATGGATACAATATCAAAGGGGTGACAATAAGAACATTGGAAATATTTGCCGACAACACTGTCTCAggattttgtgtttttcttctgaCCTCATGTCAACCAGGTGGTGCTTCCTCTGACATTCGGTATGATTCATCGGTAGGTAGGCTGCGTGGTTGAATACGTGTGCCTACAGTACTCCCCCCCCAGGAAAAAGCATGCATTTCTTGGCTGGTGCCTGGGATATAGGCTGGTTTCAACCAGTCGATCGAAACCCACGTCATTCTTCCATCAACCATCTGGAACTTTTTCGGTCGCCGTTGAAGGATTCTGTGTGGGCTGGAGTACATTGGCTAGAGGGAGTGGTTTGTGTGCATTTACTCTGATGAACGCGTACTTTACCTTCATTAAGTCTGCAAGGACGAACACTTTTCTGTCTGCTTGGTACGTCATTTTTGCTGGTAACAATTTCTCTATTGCTTTTCTTGTTTCGGATGTCGTTGTTGAGCTTTTGTTGTccaggaatgagtctgctggtaACATCAACACTTGGCCGTAGAGGAATTCAGCCAGGGACACATTGAACACTTTATATTGTGTTGTTCTTAATCCCAGCAGGACCCACGGCAGTTCTTTCCTCCAACTGCCTCATTATCATCTGGCACTTAGAGAggtttttaattatctatttagcCTCTCAACTATTCTGTTGGCTTCGTTGTTGTAGGCAGTGGTGTGAGTTATTTTGGTTCCCAAACTATTGGCAAGGGCGTTCCACGGGACGGAGGTGAAGTCCGCACCTCTGTCACTGGAGGTGATCTGGGGAATGCCATGCCTACTGACCCAGTGAATAAGGACTTTAATGCAGCTTTCCATCATTTGTTGCTGGGTGGGGATTGCTTCTGGCCACCTTGTATTCCTATCTGTTATCATGTATAGAAATTTGTGCCCCTCTAATGAGTGAAGGGGCCTACTATGTTGATGTGAATGTGGCCAAGGCAGTGGGACGTCGTCTTGTATTCTTCTATCCTGCTCTCCGTGTGCCTCGTGATTTTTAAAGTTTGGCATGGGATGCCTTGTCTTGCCCATGTCTTGACGTCCTTTCACATGCCCCATCAAATATACCAGTCTGCTATCATTCTGGTGGTGGATCGACCTGAAggtgggataggttgtgggcGAGGCCGAAAGCTTTCTTCCTTAAACCCTCTGGCAAGTAAGAGCGTGGGCGTCCCATACTTGTCTAGCAGGTGATGGTCGCTGTTCCTTCGTTGATCGACATGTCACTTCATTTGAGGGAGGGATTTATCCATCTCAGTCATTGCAGTCCCACATCTTCCTTTTGCACTTCTGCTATCTCGGGATATGGGATCCCAAGCTGGATTGTGTTGGCGCAGCTTCTGGAAAGGGTGCCTGCCACAGTATTTGATGAGCCCTTCAGGTACTTGATCGTGCAGGAGTACTCTGCTATCATTGACAGGTGCCTTTGTTGATGATCTGACCACGTGGCTGCTGCTTTCGGGAAGGTTTGGACGAGGGGTTGGTGGTCTGTCTGTATCACAAATTCCTGTCCCTcgagcatgtggtggaagtgTCGAACTGCTTTGTAGAATGCCAGGAGTTCTCTGTCGAACGTT
The nucleotide sequence above comes from Macrobrachium rosenbergii isolate ZJJX-2024 chromosome 1, ASM4041242v1, whole genome shotgun sequence. Encoded proteins:
- the LOC136839511 gene encoding uncharacterized protein → MYRRWEMKVKFNRKVYDWSLIMADVTAALLGADFLTVHNSLADVARKELVTRFTKNSSPQQLSKQSKISNKKKEKVCPVALEIPPEEMRDLSQEYDDVFKDNLKHELTKPAKSLMLATDGSNMTMGGVLEQDTEDGHHLELLAFYKAVRHFHHMLEGQEFVIQTDHQPLVQTFPKAAATWSDHQQRHLSMIAEYSCTIKYLKGSSNTVAGTLSRSCANTIQLGIPYPEIAEVQKEDVGLSIHHQNDSRLVYLMGHVKGRQDMGKTRHPMPNFKNHEAHGEQDRRIQDDVPLPWPHSHQHSRPLHSLEGHKFLYMITDRNTRWPEAIPTQQQMMESCIKVLIHWVSRHGIPQITSSDRGADFTSVPWNALANSLGTKITHTTAYNNEANRIVERLNR